From a single Leishmania infantum JPCM5 genome chromosome 36 genomic region:
- a CDS encoding l6202.3-like protein: MAGALPSVDRTTATTVGVSASHRAEEERQQAAKMALSQQLSEIERQLSEASQSVVALQKGEHPLAVEVSEAERVVASLRTKEAAARQQKAEEDAHIRQVACANAVATVHARDVEEEMREYRGQCVQRLQQHVEDLMQTVQEQQMRTATLRAEWEAAVTREAQDGSEASMFEALLLRVQDGARHLKRRLSLQCSRAVAESSRVYLAAARQQRVEIFANDTATRARTLAEHRSRREEEAAAFHDMCRRTFQERADSAFGAAKVAFEAAHRYHDNERRQRVAAFQCQLASMTERSREMLEQQVRRLLEQECAITITQQDAAAKEWTARQKELTAQLHAFRSRAEVEVCLMREGGGVHRASVGSPSQTPAPPVPAQEALRSEVDRARARMGQLALSLRIKHEQQSCPSYARGATRAVDYQGSGGACRSGNSPATSSFSVAQISAEWQRSLVSLQHSRETLRSSISDVKVASRGYAAQLQQRRTQLIQQREDIKAVCAEWEQAVRGQLSRCLTAASSQVPAHVGLTTGALDNLSRRVGVILRAHQSLRTARTTFTANLGTWSKSLSDYRLDTERLLADVFQQLDLLRERSVQMEVDQSTLQCLQAQVNVLEQHVTEGARRLAIRKRCVDAFVKDLRAGLGQSHTLPSSVDPRLLPARHREQSTHVTQNFKDANSTSAICGVASPAAAAAVVSNADRREKRVKKMALPHKRTMKKTPSLAHINAPPATSCSLVTRTNRVTSRRSRNHSQEDRRAATAGITRRTGLTTPDVDVLGSCSLYPILPTLEGNRPYAAAVKSASSFSSASAYGSSAVHDSSAAVDAEADEEEGRGESDFSTDLVPFGDVRGSLLDAPATCTR; the protein is encoded by the coding sequence ATGGCAGGCGCTCTCCCGTCTGTCGACCGCACTACCGCTACCACCGTTGGTGTTTCTGCCTCACAccgcgcggaggaggagaggcagcagGCAGCGAAAATGGCTCTCAGTCAACAGCTCTCTGAAATAGAGCGTCAATTGAGCGAGGCGTCGCAGAGCGTAGTCGCCCTTCAGAAAGGCGAGCATCCGCTTGCGGTCGAAGTGTCCGAAGCCGAGCGTGTGGTGGCTTCCCTCAGGACCAAAGAGGCTGCGGCTCGTCAGCAAAAAGCGGAAGAAGATGCTCACATCCGGCAAGTGGCTTGCGCAAATGCAGTCGCGACTGTGCATGCGagggacgtggaggaggagatgcgcgAATATCGCGGCCAATGcgtccagcgcctccagcagcatgTAGAGGATCTCATGCAGACcgtgcaggagcagcagatgcgcaccgccacccttCGAGCAGAGTGGGAGGCCGCCGTCACACGTGAGGCACAGGATGGCAGTGAGGCCTCCATGTTTGAAGCCCTACTGCTTCGCGTGCAGGACGGTGCGCGTCATTTGAAGCGACGACTGTCGTTACAatgcagccgcgccgtggcggagagTTCCCGGGTGTacttggcggcagcgcggcagcagcgagtcgAGATCTTTGCCAATGACACGGCAACCCGTGCGCGAACGCTGGCGGAGCACCGATCTcggcgcgaggaggaggcggccgcgttCCACGACATGTGTCGCCGCACCTTTCAGGAGCGCGCAGACTCCGCCTTTGGTGCCGCCAAGGTAGCCTTCGAAGCGGCACATCGGTACCATGACAACGAGCGTCGTCAGCGTGTAGCCGCCTTCCAGTGCCAGCTCGCTTCCATGACAGAGCGAAGCCGCGAGatgctggagcagcaggtACGCCGCCTACTCGAGCAGGAGTGTGCGATCACCATCACGCAACAGGAcgcggccgccaaggagTGGACGGCGCGTCAAAAGGAGctgacggcgcagctccacgcATTTCGCTCGCGTGCGGAGGTGGAAGTCTGCCTGAtgcgcgaaggcggcggggTGCATCGTGCCTCCGTCGGGTCGCCGTCtcagacgccggcgccgcctgtaccggcgcaggaggcgctgcgcagcgaggtggaccgtgcgcgtgcgcgaatGGGGCAACTCGCGCTCTCGTTGCGCATCAAACACGAGCAGCAGTCGTGCCCCTCATATGCACGGGGAGCTACCCGCGCTGTCGACTACCagggcagtggtggcgcgtGCCGTTCGGGGAACTCGCCCGCAACTTCGTCTTTTTCAGTGGCGCAAATCAGCGCGGAATGGCAGCGCTCCCTCGTCTCCCTGCAGCACAGTCGTGAGACACTTCGGAGCAGCATATCTGATGTCAAGGTGGCGAGCCGTGGCTatgccgcgcagctgcagcaacgccgcacGCAGCTCATTCAGCAGCGGGAGGATATCAAGGCCGTTTGCGCCGAATGGGAGCAGGCGGTTCGTGGGCAGCTGTCGAGGTGCCTGACAGCAGCGAGCTCACAAGTGCCTGCCCACGTTGGCCTCACGACCGGCGCTCTCGACAACTTGAGCCGACGTGTTGGTGTCATCCTGCGGGCCCATCAATCGCTGCGCACGGCTCGGACCACTTTCACAGCGAATCTCGGCACGTGGTCAAAGTCCCTTTCTGACTACCGCCTCGACACGGAACGCCTTCTTGCGGACGTTTTTCAGCAGCTAGACCTCCTTCGCGAACGAAGTGTTCAGATGGAGGTGGACCAGTCGACGCTGCAGTGCTTGCAGGCGCAGGTCAACGTGCTCGAGCAGCACGTTACCGAGGGGGCAAGGCGGCTGGCCATCCGCAAGCGGTGTGTCGACGCTTTCGTGAAGGACCTTCGTGCAGGTTTGGGTCAGTCGCACACGCTCCCAAGCTCGGTTGATCCTCGACTGCTGCCAGCGAGGCACAGGGAACAATCTACGCACGTGACGCAGAACTTCAAGGACGCCAACAGCACTTCAGCGATTTGCGGTGTAGCGAgtcctgccgccgcggcggcggtggtgtccaATGCGGACCGTCGGGAGAAGCGTGTAAAGAAGATGGCGCTTCCGCACAAAAGGACAATGAAGAAAACGCCATCTTTAGCGCACATAAATGCGCCCCCTGCGACTTCCTGCTCCCTTGTAACGCGCACAAACCGTGTAACaagtcgccgcagccgcaaccACTCGCAGGAAGATCGGCGCGCCGCTACCGCTGGCATAACGCGAAGGACGGGGCTGACCACGCCGGACGTCGACGTGCTTGGCAGCTGCTCCCTGTACCCTATTCTTCCAACGCTCGAAGGGAACCGCCCGTATGCCGCAGCCGTGAAATCGGCCTCTTCGTTTTCCTCCGCGTCCGCCTATGGCTCTTCCGCTGTGCACGACTCCTCCGCCGCAGTCGATGCGGaggccgacgaggaggagggaaggggggagagcgATTTCTCCACCGACCTTGTGCCCTTCGGGGATGTCCGTGGCAGCCTCCTCGATGCACCAGCCACCTGCACTCGGTGA